In Tsukamurella tyrosinosolvens, the genomic window TCCAGAGGATCGAGGTGATGAAGCGGGATGCGAGGGGCGTGACCTATCGGTCGGACTTCCTGCTCCAGCTGCATCCGTCCGCGCGTGCCTCCGCGCTGGAATCGGTCTCTGACGACCTCACGGGTTGGCAACGACGATGGGTTCATCCCGCCGGTCCCGCGTCGTTCTCGATCGGGTGGATGACCGCGCCCGCGCCCCGCCACGTGAGGCGCTACATCTACGCGGTTGCACCGGAACTCGGCTTGCCGTTGATCCCGCCGCGGCATCGTCCCAAGGGATACCCGTGGGGCGAAAACCGCTCGACAGGTCCGGAAGAATGACCGGAGTGATCACGCTCCGCAATGGCACCGACGCCGACCATCCCGTGCTCGTCCGGGTCTGGCGCAGCTCCGTCGACGCGACGCACGACTTCCTCACCGCCGCGGACCGCGACGCCATCGAGTCACGCCTCGCGAGCGACTACTTCCCGCAGGTCCGGCTCACTGTCGCGGAGGTCGACGGTGCGGTGGCCGGGTTCGCCGGCACGGCCGGCGACGACCTGGCCATGCTGTTCGTGCACGCCGACGCGCGAGGGCGCGGCGTCGGCCGGACGCTGCTCGACCACGCGGTCCGTGATCTCGGCGTGCGCACCGTCGACGTCAACGAGCAGAACGCGCAGGCCGTCGGCTTCTACGCCCACAGCGGTTTCATCGTGGCAGGGCGCAGCGCGACCGACGGCGAGGGCCGCCCGTACCCGCTGCTGCACCTCGCGCTGACGAGGGACTAACGCGCGCAGCCGTCGCGCGACGTCCGTGCCACGATCGCGACCGCCCGGCGCAGCACCTCGGCGTCGCCGGGGGAGAGCGGCCCGAGCAGCTCGGCCTCGGCGGCGCTCACCTCCGCGCCCACCACGCGGAGCATCGCGAGCCCGGCGTCCGTGGGGACGACACGTCGCGCCCGCCGGTCGGTGGGCGACGGCTCGCGGCGCACCAGGCCCGCGGCCACCAGGTCGTCCACCACGTAGGGCATCACCGACTTGTCGATGAGCAGGTAGTCCGCGAGCGCGAGCTGCGTCGGCAGGTCGTAGGTCGCGGCGGCGTACAGCGTCTGGTAGCCGCGCACCCCACGCGGGATCCGGTCCAGGATCGGCGCCACCGCCTCCGCGTACGCCTTGTTCAACACTCCCACGGACCAGCCGAAATCGCAGGTCTCCTCGTGCTCCGCCACCCGTCGAGCCTAGCAGGCGTCACATATCAGTTGATGTACATATCAATTGTGCTACGGTTTAGTTGTCACGCAAACCAATCGCGAGGAGAACGTCATGAGCCGCATCCTGGTCGTCGCCACCAGCGTCCCGTCCTACGCCATGAGCGGCCGCCGCACCGGCCTCTGGCTCGGCGAGCTGACCCACTTCGTCGACGCCGTCGAGGCGGCGGGGCACACCACCGTCGTCGCCAGCATCGACGGTGGCTTCGTCCCCATCGACCCCGAATCCCTCAGCCACGAGGTGCTGGCGCAGGGCGGCACGCGCGCCCGGTACGACGATCCCACCTTCATGGATCGCCTCCGGAACACGCCGTCGCTGCGGGACGTGGACGCCGCCGACTTCGACGCGATCTACCTCACCGGCGGCCACGGCGTCATGTTCGACTTCCCGACCGACGAGCGCCTCGCGACCCTGCTCCGCGACTTCGACGCGGCCGGCAAGGTCGTCTCCGCCGTCTGTCACGGCACCGCCGGGCTCCTCGGCGCTACGAAGGCCGACGGTGCGCCGCTCATCGCCGGCCGGCGCATCGCGGGCTTCTCCTGGAACGAGGAGGTGCTGGCCGGGCTCGACGCCATCGTCCCGTTCAATCTCGAGGAGCGGATCGCCGAGCGCGGCGCGACGTACGTGCGGGCCGACGAGGCGTGGGTCCCGTTCGCCGTCACCGACGGCACCGTCGTGACCGGCCAGAACCCGGCCAGCGCCCATCCCGTCGCCGAGGGGGTCCTCGCCCTGCTCGCCGACCGGTAGGAGAAATCGGCGGGAGGGCTGTCGATTCCGCGTCGCCTCGATCGTCATCACTGTGCCCCGCCCCTGGGGCACAGTGGACATCAGGAGGAATCATGCATTACGCACTGCTGCTCAACAACGCCGAGCCCGCCGAGGGCGAGGTCCCGGAGGAGGCCGTGCTGCAGATGCAGCAGGCGATGGCCGATTACACCGCCGCCCTGCAGGCCGCGGGCGTGCTGATCGGCGCTGAGATCCTGGAACCGCAGGCGCAGACGGTCACCGTCACGCGGCGCGACGGTGACCTCCGGATCGAGGACGGCCCCTTCGCCGACACCCGCGAGGCGCTCGCCGGCGTCTTCCTGCTCGATGTGCCCGACCGCGACGCCGCGCTCGCCTGGGCGGAGAAGCACCCCGCCACCCAGTACGCGGTGATCGAGGTCCGCAAGGTCGCC contains:
- a CDS encoding acetyltransferase, giving the protein MTGVITLRNGTDADHPVLVRVWRSSVDATHDFLTAADRDAIESRLASDYFPQVRLTVAEVDGAVAGFAGTAGDDLAMLFVHADARGRGVGRTLLDHAVRDLGVRTVDVNEQNAQAVGFYAHSGFIVAGRSATDGEGRPYPLLHLALTRD
- a CDS encoding MarR family winged helix-turn-helix transcriptional regulator — translated: MAEHEETCDFGWSVGVLNKAYAEAVAPILDRIPRGVRGYQTLYAAATYDLPTQLALADYLLIDKSVMPYVVDDLVAAGLVRREPSPTDRRARRVVPTDAGLAMLRVVGAEVSAAEAELLGPLSPGDAEVLRRAVAIVARTSRDGCAR
- a CDS encoding type 1 glutamine amidotransferase domain-containing protein, yielding MSRILVVATSVPSYAMSGRRTGLWLGELTHFVDAVEAAGHTTVVASIDGGFVPIDPESLSHEVLAQGGTRARYDDPTFMDRLRNTPSLRDVDAADFDAIYLTGGHGVMFDFPTDERLATLLRDFDAAGKVVSAVCHGTAGLLGATKADGAPLIAGRRIAGFSWNEEVLAGLDAIVPFNLEERIAERGATYVRADEAWVPFAVTDGTVVTGQNPASAHPVAEGVLALLADR
- a CDS encoding YciI family protein, giving the protein MHYALLLNNAEPAEGEVPEEAVLQMQQAMADYTAALQAAGVLIGAEILEPQAQTVTVTRRDGDLRIEDGPFADTREALAGVFLLDVPDRDAALAWAEKHPATQYAVIEVRKVAAACDEGVWNAAACTD